A region of Trichocoleus sp. FACHB-46 DNA encodes the following proteins:
- a CDS encoding phosphoadenylyl-sulfate reductase: MAQLTEQTPTELNIPSLDTELSTQSPQKILERALSLYDNIAISFSGAEDVVLIDMAYRIKKDIKVFSLDTGRLHSETYQFIDRVRKHYGITIEMMYPDTAQVEALVTEKGLFSFYEDGHKECCGIRKVAPLRRKLGTLDAWITGQRKDQNPSTRATVPVIQVDTAFSNDERQLIKFNPLANWSSAEVWMYIRAFELPYNPLHERGFISIGCEPCTRAVLPNQHEREGRWWWEDPNSKECGLHAINRTQG; encoded by the coding sequence ATGGCGCAGTTGACCGAGCAGACCCCGACTGAACTGAATATTCCTAGCCTCGACACAGAGCTTTCGACCCAAAGCCCACAAAAAATTCTGGAACGCGCCTTGAGCCTATACGACAACATTGCCATTTCTTTCAGTGGCGCAGAAGATGTTGTCCTGATCGACATGGCGTACAGAATCAAAAAAGACATCAAAGTTTTCAGCCTGGATACAGGTCGTCTGCATTCCGAAACCTACCAGTTTATCGATCGCGTCAGAAAGCATTACGGCATCACCATTGAGATGATGTATCCCGATACCGCTCAAGTAGAAGCTTTAGTCACAGAAAAAGGTCTCTTCAGCTTCTATGAAGATGGTCACAAAGAATGCTGTGGTATCCGTAAGGTTGCGCCTCTGCGTCGGAAGCTAGGTACCTTGGATGCTTGGATTACCGGACAACGCAAAGATCAAAACCCATCTACTCGCGCGACTGTACCAGTGATTCAAGTCGATACCGCTTTCTCTAATGATGAACGCCAATTGATTAAATTCAACCCCTTGGCGAACTGGTCATCGGCAGAGGTTTGGATGTACATCCGGGCCTTTGAGCTTCCCTACAATCCTCTGCATGAGCGCGGCTTTATCAGCATTGGCTGTGAGCCTTGCACTCGCGCAGTCCTCCCCAACCAGCATGAGCGGGAAGGCCGTTGGTGGTGGGAAGACCCAAACAGCAAAGAGTGTGGCTTACATGCCATCAACCGCACCCAAGGTTGA
- a CDS encoding class I SAM-dependent methyltransferase: MQFAQSLGQFLLKPILSIFIGADKLQWLKTIDWQQESDRFCQANLTYPHYYSSQNFHGITGGYLNAIAAITYDAVTAFASPPSETWIRQQLIQAIAGQPSRILDLGCGTGSTTLMLKQAFPQAEVTGLDLSPYMLVMADYKAQQAALNIIWQHTSAEDTGFDAGTFDLVTVAFMFHEMPPNVSQLVLQECFRLLKPGGQLLILDGHQPKLRRTNWLITLFQEPYSKVYAAESVDDWLHAAYFEAIATKSIGWISQLTSARKPEAGKQ, encoded by the coding sequence ATGCAATTCGCTCAGAGCTTGGGGCAGTTCTTATTAAAACCGATTCTTAGCATCTTTATAGGAGCCGACAAGCTGCAATGGTTGAAAACGATTGATTGGCAGCAGGAGAGCGATCGCTTTTGCCAAGCCAACCTCACCTATCCCCACTACTACAGCAGCCAAAACTTTCACGGCATTACAGGTGGTTATCTCAACGCGATCGCGGCTATTACTTACGATGCTGTCACTGCTTTTGCCTCTCCGCCCAGTGAAACTTGGATTCGGCAGCAATTGATCCAGGCGATCGCAGGTCAACCAAGCAGAATTTTGGATTTAGGCTGCGGCACAGGCTCAACCACTTTAATGCTCAAGCAAGCCTTTCCTCAAGCCGAAGTAACTGGGTTAGATTTGTCCCCCTACATGCTGGTGATGGCAGACTACAAAGCGCAACAAGCAGCGCTAAACATTATCTGGCAGCATACCTCAGCAGAAGATACTGGCTTTGATGCAGGCACTTTTGATTTAGTCACAGTTGCTTTCATGTTTCATGAAATGCCACCCAACGTATCGCAACTAGTTCTGCAAGAATGCTTTCGTCTGCTGAAACCAGGTGGACAACTGCTGATTCTCGATGGGCATCAACCCAAATTACGTCGGACCAACTGGTTAATCACCCTCTTCCAAGAACCTTACTCCAAAGTTTATGCCGCCGAAAGTGTCGATGATTGGCTGCATGCAGCTTATTTCGAGGCGATCGCCACCAAATCTATAGGCTGGATTAGCCAATTGACCAGCGCTAGAAAACCAGAGGCAGGAAAACAGTAG
- a CDS encoding AIM24 family protein, with the protein MNTPENHLPFQVTESVTRGGTIFELLEYKPLAGSDSLAIAEQVYSLNRAGVHLRQLRVRLQNDAVRTEPGVLQFLKGNIEMESSTGAGGGVGGFMKGAIAAARTGETIFKPLYRGTGELYLEPSFGHYWLMQLKGQTLFADQGLFCCCEDAIKVDAHKVESFSARVAGGEGRYQTKVSGTGVVVFRIPVPRSEILELTLNNETLQVDGSFALLRTAEVHFSVEKASTSFLGALTSGEGLLQTFRGTGKVWIAPTQPLYARMGGLLSTSTPIA; encoded by the coding sequence ATGAATACTCCCGAAAACCATCTCCCTTTCCAGGTAACAGAGAGCGTAACTCGTGGCGGTACTATCTTTGAACTTCTGGAGTACAAACCCTTGGCGGGGAGCGACTCTCTGGCGATCGCGGAACAGGTTTATTCGCTAAATCGGGCTGGAGTGCATCTGCGGCAACTCCGAGTTCGTTTACAGAATGATGCGGTGCGAACTGAGCCAGGGGTGTTGCAGTTCCTCAAGGGCAACATTGAGATGGAAAGCTCAACGGGAGCAGGAGGGGGAGTTGGCGGGTTCATGAAAGGAGCGATCGCCGCAGCCCGCACCGGAGAAACGATCTTTAAGCCGCTGTATCGAGGGACTGGCGAACTTTACTTGGAGCCGAGTTTTGGGCACTACTGGCTGATGCAGTTGAAGGGGCAAACTTTGTTTGCTGACCAAGGTTTATTCTGCTGCTGCGAAGATGCGATTAAAGTAGACGCCCACAAGGTTGAGAGTTTTTCGGCGCGAGTGGCAGGTGGTGAAGGACGCTACCAAACCAAGGTCAGCGGTACTGGAGTCGTTGTTTTTCGTATCCCCGTACCTCGCAGCGAAATCTTAGAGTTGACGTTGAATAATGAAACGCTACAGGTAGATGGTTCCTTCGCGCTTCTCCGCACTGCTGAGGTGCATTTCAGTGTAGAAAAAGCTTCTACTTCTTTTTTGGGTGCCCTTACTAGCGGTGAAGGTCTCCTCCAAACTTTCCGAGGCACTGGCAAGGTGTGGATTGCGCCAACCCAACCTCTCTATGCCAGAATGGGTGGCTTGTTATCTACCTCCACTCCAATTGCTTAA
- a CDS encoding Uma2 family endonuclease: MAVFTISLEPVIHITDEQFYELCQANPDVKLERSMAGELIVMAPTGGETGSYNSEINADFVIWNRQTRLGKVFDSSTCFKLPQGGDRSPDVAWVVLERWNALCPEQQRKFPPIAPDFVLELLSPTDSLEKTQAKMQEYMQSGVRLGWLIDRDNRRVEIYRLGQPGEVLVAPNQLSGEDVLPGFVLDLETVW, encoded by the coding sequence ATGGCTGTGTTTACAATCAGTCTGGAGCCAGTAATTCACATTACGGATGAGCAGTTTTATGAGCTGTGTCAGGCAAATCCGGATGTGAAGCTTGAGCGGAGTATGGCTGGAGAACTGATTGTTATGGCACCCACGGGAGGAGAAACGGGCAGTTATAACTCGGAAATCAATGCTGATTTTGTGATCTGGAATCGGCAAACTCGGCTAGGTAAGGTTTTCGATTCTTCCACTTGTTTCAAATTGCCTCAAGGTGGAGATCGATCGCCAGATGTTGCTTGGGTAGTGCTAGAGCGGTGGAATGCTCTATGCCCGGAACAACAGCGCAAGTTTCCACCCATTGCGCCAGATTTTGTCCTGGAATTGCTCTCTCCTACGGATAGCCTAGAGAAAACTCAAGCCAAGATGCAGGAGTACATGCAAAGTGGTGTGAGATTGGGTTGGCTGATTGACAGGGACAATCGTAGGGTTGAAATCTACCGGCTAGGTCAGCCAGGGGAAGTTTTGGTAGCACCCAATCAACTCTCTGGAGAAGATGTTTTACCTGGATTTGTACTGGATTTAGAAACAGTTTGGTAA
- a CDS encoding class I SAM-dependent methyltransferase, which yields MDGINQKTYAAFSVVQHYAQLKLLQPAEEKILELFRDRWSSMKMLDLGVGGGRTTQHFAPVVAEYVGIDYSAEMVAACQKRFAASPDLRLEVGDARDLSRFEDNSFDFILFSFNGIDFVSHSDRLKVFQEIRRVGKPGGYFFFSSHNLQGLEREFDLRKHLSLNPITTYVNLVMFTILRLINRSFTLEQLKASSHVIVSDESHNFRLKTYYIRPEAQIQQLAPNFSEVKVYSWKTGLQITREDELRSNSDMWLYYLCVIQ from the coding sequence ATGGACGGCATTAATCAGAAAACCTACGCAGCCTTTAGCGTGGTGCAACACTATGCCCAGTTAAAGCTGCTACAACCTGCTGAAGAAAAAATTCTGGAGCTTTTTCGCGATCGCTGGTCGAGTATGAAAATGCTTGATCTTGGTGTCGGCGGTGGGCGCACAACTCAGCACTTTGCTCCGGTAGTCGCAGAATATGTTGGCATCGATTACTCCGCTGAAATGGTGGCGGCTTGCCAAAAACGATTTGCAGCTTCTCCCGACCTCAGATTGGAAGTAGGGGATGCTAGAGATTTAAGCCGATTTGAAGATAACTCTTTCGACTTTATTCTGTTTAGTTTTAACGGAATTGATTTTGTTTCTCACAGCGATCGCTTAAAGGTTTTCCAAGAAATTCGTCGAGTTGGCAAACCTGGAGGATATTTCTTCTTCTCCAGCCACAATCTTCAGGGACTAGAACGAGAATTCGACTTAAGAAAACACCTGAGTCTCAACCCAATTACCACCTATGTCAATCTGGTGATGTTCACCATTCTGCGTCTGATCAATCGTTCATTCACGCTGGAACAGTTAAAAGCGTCCAGCCATGTCATTGTCAGCGATGAGTCCCATAACTTTCGATTAAAGACTTATTACATCAGACCCGAAGCACAAATTCAGCAGTTGGCACCAAACTTTAGCGAGGTTAAAGTCTATTCATGGAAGACTGGGTTGCAAATAACCCGTGAAGATGAACTGCGTTCCAATTCTGATATGTGGCTTTATTACCTATGCGTCATCCAGTAA
- a CDS encoding ATP-binding protein, producing MAKSLRASSEGLAIVDRARQRRGWTKTSTARWWQDANTSRATLRRFWQGDRIQPDIFIALCQAVGISDWEAIAEPLELSSRPPHSSLLTPHLDLDEAPDVEAFYGREPELQQLEQWILSDRCEIVAIAGLGGIGKTALALALTERVQTEFSFVLWRSLRSAPSFHHLLDSILQPFDPAIPQTFQQRVHQLIQHLQQHRCLLILDGLETVLKQENTYTLFLLTYLLPATHQSCILLTSRERLSELEEVARNRASVRSMTLQGLLQAEAIELLKAGGITGNQMELLALSRLYNGNPLALKLVTPLIQFILGGSIAAFLNQKTLVLGDRLRDVLNQQLDQLSDLERELVYWLAIWQEPISFCRLQTHLLHSPDLSLVLEALANLERRSLLEKWFSTNEPAFTLQPLIMKLVTEALIAQATQEVEQVLQSHDVRGFKLLRTHWLMRPGTDDIKGDRILSQLREELWRIYGAALPSVLQQILPLLKEQSPLVIGYVGCNIMALLTQLNLDPTH from the coding sequence ATGGCGAAGTCGCTACGGGCATCAAGTGAAGGATTGGCGATCGTAGATCGGGCACGGCAGCGTCGTGGTTGGACTAAAACGAGCACAGCTCGTTGGTGGCAAGACGCCAATACTTCTAGAGCCACCCTCCGCCGTTTTTGGCAAGGCGATCGCATTCAACCAGATATCTTTATTGCGCTCTGTCAAGCTGTAGGAATTAGCGACTGGGAAGCGATCGCCGAACCTCTAGAACTATCTTCTCGACCTCCTCATTCTTCACTCCTCACTCCTCACCTAGACCTTGATGAAGCCCCCGATGTCGAAGCCTTTTACGGACGAGAGCCAGAACTCCAACAGTTAGAGCAATGGATTCTGAGCGATCGCTGTGAAATAGTGGCGATCGCAGGTCTGGGAGGTATTGGTAAAACGGCTCTAGCTCTAGCTTTGACAGAACGAGTTCAAACAGAGTTTAGTTTTGTGCTCTGGCGATCGCTGCGATCTGCGCCTTCTTTTCACCACCTGCTAGACAGTATCCTTCAGCCGTTCGATCCAGCTATCCCCCAAACCTTTCAGCAGCGGGTCCACCAACTCATCCAGCATCTCCAGCAACATCGCTGTCTACTTATTCTCGATGGGCTAGAAACTGTCTTGAAGCAGGAGAACACATATACCCTGTTTCTCCTCACCTATCTCCTACCTGCAACTCATCAAAGCTGTATTCTGCTGACTAGCCGAGAACGTTTGTCAGAGCTGGAAGAAGTGGCCCGAAATAGAGCATCAGTGCGCTCTATGACTTTGCAAGGTCTGCTGCAAGCGGAAGCCATAGAGCTATTAAAAGCAGGTGGCATCACGGGCAATCAAATGGAGCTGTTAGCCCTAAGCCGCCTTTATAATGGCAATCCTCTCGCCCTCAAACTAGTGACCCCCCTGATTCAATTTATTTTGGGAGGCAGCATCGCAGCCTTCCTCAACCAAAAGACCTTAGTTCTAGGCGATCGCCTGAGAGATGTCCTCAATCAGCAACTCGATCAGCTTTCGGACCTAGAGCGAGAACTTGTCTACTGGCTGGCAATTTGGCAGGAACCGATCTCCTTCTGTCGCCTGCAAACTCATCTCCTGCATTCCCCTGACCTGTCTCTGGTGTTAGAAGCCTTGGCAAATCTAGAACGGCGATCGCTTCTAGAAAAATGGTTTAGTACCAACGAACCTGCCTTTACCCTACAGCCGCTAATCATGAAATTGGTTACAGAAGCGTTGATTGCCCAAGCAACCCAGGAAGTTGAACAGGTCTTGCAGAGCCATGATGTTCGTGGGTTCAAACTGCTGAGAACCCATTGGCTGATGCGCCCTGGTACAGACGATATTAAAGGCGATCGCATTTTGAGCCAGCTACGAGAAGAATTGTGGCGTATTTATGGTGCAGCTCTCCCATCCGTCTTGCAGCAAATTTTGCCACTTCTAAAAGAGCAATCTCCCCTCGTGATTGGTTACGTCGGTTGCAATATCATGGCCCTGCTGACACAGCTTAATTTAGACCCAACTCATTGA
- a CDS encoding allophycocyanin subunit alpha-B, whose product MSVVSQVILQADDELRYPSSGELRNISEFLKTGAQRMRIAAALAENEKKIVQEASKQLWQKRPDFISPGGNAYGDRQRALCLRDFGWYLRLVTYGVLNGDKEPIEKIGLIGVREMYNSLGVPVPGMVESIRCLKRASLALLSEEDAVEATPYFDYLIQAMS is encoded by the coding sequence ATGAGTGTAGTTAGCCAAGTCATTCTTCAAGCAGACGACGAACTCCGCTACCCCAGCTCTGGTGAACTCAGAAACATCAGCGAATTTCTCAAGACTGGTGCCCAGCGGATGCGTATTGCTGCCGCTCTCGCTGAGAATGAGAAAAAAATTGTGCAAGAAGCCAGCAAGCAACTGTGGCAGAAGCGCCCCGACTTCATCTCTCCAGGTGGTAACGCTTACGGCGATCGCCAACGTGCTCTGTGCCTACGTGACTTCGGGTGGTATCTGCGCCTTGTCACCTACGGTGTGCTAAATGGCGACAAAGAACCTATCGAAAAAATTGGCTTGATCGGCGTGCGGGAAATGTATAACTCCCTAGGTGTTCCCGTTCCTGGCATGGTGGAATCCATCCGGTGCTTAAAGCGGGCATCTTTAGCGCTGCTCAGTGAAGAAGACGCTGTGGAAGCGACTCCTTACTTCGATTACTTGATTCAAGCCATGTCCTGA
- a CDS encoding DUF29 domain-containing protein: protein MLEADPKTINTLYEADFYAWTQEQAKLLRAQQWDLVDVANLIEEIETLGRQERRELRNRLTVLLGHLLKWQFQPEKRSNSWLATVREQRREVATLLQENPSIKAYLSEALQLAYQSGIDLAVRETELPYETFPEACPYSLEQALNDEFRPNE, encoded by the coding sequence GTGTTAGAAGCCGACCCAAAGACTATAAACACACTCTACGAAGCCGATTTCTATGCTTGGACTCAAGAGCAAGCCAAACTGCTGAGGGCGCAGCAGTGGGACCTGGTTGACGTGGCGAATTTGATTGAGGAAATTGAAACGTTGGGCAGGCAGGAACGACGCGAACTAAGAAATCGTTTAACAGTTCTGTTAGGACATCTATTGAAATGGCAGTTCCAACCTGAAAAGCGAAGCAATAGCTGGCTAGCCACCGTTCGAGAACAGCGTCGCGAAGTTGCAACCCTACTTCAAGAAAATCCTAGTATCAAGGCTTATCTAAGCGAAGCTTTGCAATTAGCCTACCAATCGGGAATAGATTTAGCTGTCCGAGAAACAGAACTTCCCTATGAAACCTTTCCTGAAGCTTGTCCTTACTCATTAGAGCAGGCTCTAAACGATGAGTTTAGGCCCAATGAGTAA